One genomic window of Ziziphus jujuba cultivar Dongzao chromosome 4, ASM3175591v1 includes the following:
- the LOC107417173 gene encoding triacylglycerol lipase 2, which yields MANTLPIILFPIALVLCISAAMAARTKISIVSSLSQDGNFSICKSLVETQGYTCQEHNVTTPDGYILGLQRILVANKTANNPPVLLQHGLLTDAQSWMLGSPNESLAFMLADNRFDVWLSNTRGTPSSLGHTSLTPHDFTYWEWSWDELAAYDLPTFIQYVHDQTGQKLHYIGHSLGTLTALAAFSEGKLLNMLRSTVLLSPISYLGQMPSPVPRTISELYLSEKLYRLGVRQFIPGGQDVAKLVEFACNRLGISCTNLLTILTGPNCCVKKSVLNAFLERGPQPTAMKNIMHLAQMVRTKTIAKYGYGNEDENMKHYGQATPPIYNMTNIPKNFPLFLSYGGKDTLSDVNDNQVLLDNLKVHDRDKMVVQYLANYAHVDFVLGTNANRNVFEPLIAFLRLH from the exons ATGGCTAACACTTTACCTATAATTCTATTTCCAATTGCTCTTGTGTTATGTATTTCAGCAGCTATGGCAGCAAGAACTAAAATTTCTATTGTATCATCATTATCACAAGATGGAAACTTTAGTATCTGTAAATCATTGGTGGAGACCCAAGGCTATACTTGCCAAGAACATAAT gTAACAACTCCAGATGGTTATATTCTTGGATTGCAGAGGATTTTAGTGGCtaataaaacagcaaataatCCCCCTGTTTTATTACAACATGGGCTCTTGACG GATGCTCAGTCGTGGATGCTGGGTTCCCCTAATGAATCATTGGCGTTCATGTTGGCGGACAACAGATTCGATGTGTGGCTTTCCAACACTCGAGGAACACCTTCTAGCCTTGGACACACGTCACTTACTCCTCATGATTTT ACTTACTGGGAATGGTCATGGGATGAACTGGCTGCTTATGATCTTCCAACTTTCATCCAGTATGTGCATGATCAGACAGGGCAGAAACTGCATTACATAGGGCATTCATTG GGAACTTTGACTGCTTTAGCTGCTTTCTCTGAAGGCAAGTTGTTAAATATGCTAAGATCAACTGTTTTGCTAAGCCCAATTTCTTATCTGGGTCAGATGCCTTCACCGGTTCCAAGAACTATTTCTGAACTATATTTATCTGAG AAACTATACCGGTTAGGTGTCCGCCAATTCATTCCTGGAGG GCAGGATGTGGCCAAACTTGTGGAGTTTGCATGTAACAGACTGGGAATTAGCTGCACCAACTTATTGACCATTTTAACGG GCCCAAATTGCTGCGTCAAAAAATCTGTATTAAATGCTTTTCTAGAGCGTGGACCTCAGCCAACTGCAATGAAGAACATAATGCACCTGGCTCAGA TGGTCAGAACTAAAACAATTGCCAAGTATGGTTATGGCAATGAAGATGAAAACATGAAGCACTATGGGCAGGCTACTCCTCCTATCTACAACATGACAAACATTCCAAAAAACTTTCCTCTTTTTCTCAGCTATGGGGGAAAAGATACACTTTCCGATGTCAATGACAATCAAGTTTTGCTAGACAACCTCAAAGTTCATGATCGAGACAAGATGGTTGTTCAGTACCTGGCAAACTATGCTCATGTGGATTTTGTGTTGGGAACCAATGCTAATCGAAATGTGTTTGAACCTCTAATAGCCTTCTTGAGGCTCCATTGA